GGCAGGATATCGGCGGCTTGATGCAGGCGCTGAAACTCTACCGCCTCGACCACGGCACTTACCCGAGCATGAACCAAGGCCTGAAAGTGCTGGTGGAACGCCCGGCGGACGCCAAGAACAACACCTGGCGGGCCTACCTCGACCGCTTGCCCAACGACCCCTGGGGCCACCCGTATCATTACCTCAACCCGGGCGCCAACGGTGAAGTCGATGTGTTCTCTTTGGGCGCCGACGGCCAGCCGGACGGCGA
This region of Pseudomonas asgharzadehiana genomic DNA includes:
- the gspG gene encoding type II secretion system major pseudopilin GspG, which codes for MDIARLTRPLPGPRGQRGFTLIEIMVVVVILGILAAMVVPKVLDRPDQARATAARQDIGGLMQALKLYRLDHGTYPSMNQGLKVLVERPADAKNNTWRAYLDRLPNDPWGHPYHYLNPGANGEVDVFSLGADGQPDGDGVNADIGSWQL